A stretch of Kaistella flava (ex Peng et al. 2021) DNA encodes these proteins:
- a CDS encoding DMT family transporter translates to MNWILLIIGGLFETGFATCLGKAQETTGKESYFWWAGFVISLFLSMFLLYKAISVGASPIPIGTAYAVWTGIGAVGAVFMGMFLFNEPVTFWRMFFVFTLIASVVGLKVVSN, encoded by the coding sequence ATGAATTGGATTTTATTGATTATCGGCGGATTGTTTGAAACAGGGTTTGCGACTTGCCTCGGAAAAGCACAAGAAACTACTGGAAAGGAAAGTTATTTTTGGTGGGCTGGCTTTGTGATTTCGCTGTTTCTGAGTATGTTTCTCTTGTATAAAGCGATTTCTGTGGGCGCGAGTCCAATTCCGATTGGGACGGCTTATGCAGTTTGGACGGGAATCGGTGCAGTCGGCGCGGTTTTTATGGGAATGTTTCTTTTTAATGAACCAGTGACTTTTTGGAGAATGTTTTTTGTTTTTACTTTAATTGCTTCTGTTGTTGGGTTAAAAGTGGTTTCGAATTAA
- a CDS encoding MFS transporter, translated as MISLQPIQTLRIPEFRNLMTGRFFLVLSFRMLATLMGWWIYKLTKDPFAIGLIGLSEVIPAVSTALYAGHVIDNSEKKRLLLICNYAYVFLIGLLAIPAFFGSSLLHLSNIQISYFIYAIIFCTGFCRAFIGPIVPSMIPKVVSKEQLPNAITLNQATFLTASVSGHALGGFLIHWIDISGTILVIVGLMIFASIFFWFLNKHHSEISDRTMGVVESMREGIAYIYKTKEILGALCLDMFAVLFGGAVAMIPVFATDILNVGSEGFGMLNAASDIGSMCIIMTLAFVPLTKNQGKILLVAVAGFGLCIIGFGFSKLYWLSFFLLIASGMLDGISVVIRGTIVQLKTPDHIRGRVLSVNSIFIMSSNEMGQFESGVAAKLLGVVRSVVFGGTMTVLIALLVGTTVPKLRKMNY; from the coding sequence ATGATTTCATTGCAACCCATTCAAACCTTAAGAATTCCTGAATTTAGAAATCTCATGACCGGCAGATTTTTTCTGGTTTTATCGTTCAGAATGTTAGCAACATTAATGGGTTGGTGGATTTATAAATTAACCAAAGACCCTTTTGCCATTGGCTTAATCGGTTTATCAGAAGTAATTCCGGCAGTTTCTACGGCACTTTACGCTGGTCACGTTATCGATAATTCCGAAAAGAAAAGACTCTTATTAATTTGTAATTATGCGTACGTTTTTCTCATCGGCTTGCTGGCGATACCGGCATTTTTCGGCAGTAGTCTTCTGCATTTAAGCAACATTCAGATTTCCTATTTTATTTACGCCATCATTTTTTGCACCGGATTTTGTCGTGCTTTTATTGGTCCAATTGTTCCGTCGATGATTCCAAAAGTAGTTTCCAAAGAACAACTTCCAAACGCCATTACTTTAAACCAAGCCACATTTCTAACCGCTTCCGTTTCTGGTCACGCACTTGGTGGATTTTTGATTCACTGGATTGACATTTCCGGAACCATTTTGGTCATTGTGGGATTAATGATTTTCGCCTCAATTTTCTTTTGGTTTCTGAACAAACATCATTCTGAGATCAGCGACCGAACGATGGGCGTCGTAGAAAGTATGCGCGAAGGAATCGCCTACATTTACAAAACCAAAGAAATTCTCGGTGCACTTTGCCTCGATATGTTCGCCGTCCTTTTTGGTGGCGCCGTCGCTATGATTCCCGTTTTCGCGACAGACATTTTAAACGTTGGTTCCGAAGGTTTTGGTATGCTCAATGCTGCATCAGATATCGGTTCCATGTGCATTATCATGACGTTGGCATTTGTTCCATTAACCAAAAATCAAGGTAAAATTCTCCTTGTCGCCGTCGCAGGTTTCGGTCTTTGTATCATCGGTTTCGGATTCTCAAAATTATATTGGCTCTCCTTTTTCTTACTCATTGCCAGCGGAATGCTCGATGGAATTTCCGTCGTCATCCGTGGAACAATCGTTCAGTTAAAAACACCAGATCATATTCGTGGACGAGTTTTAAGTGTGAATTCAATTTTCATCATGTCGAGCAACGAAATGGGACAGTTCGAAAGTGGTGTCGCAGCCAAACTTCTCGGCGTGGTCCGTTCCGTAGTTTTCGGCGGAACAATGACGGTTTTAATTGCACTTTTAGTTGGAACCACCGTACCAAAACTTCGCAAAATGAACTATTAA
- the dnaB gene encoding replicative DNA helicase gives MAQKETLSSLIHGNFAKELSISDGKMPPNAIEFEKLVIGTFLIDKKGLDYSIDLLTADVFYDPRHQEIFRIIVKLFEGNHPVDLMTVIQELKKSDKLALAGGDHYIIDLTMGVSSSAHIEYHVRVILEKFILRSLINVSANVIDSSYKESTDVFELLDKAEQSFFEITNGTIKKGFDTANTLVAQAIETIKALKDKEGISGIPSGFKDIDKETGGWQNSDLIIIAARPAMGKTAFLLSMARNIAVEHNIPMALFSLEMASVQLITRMIASETGISSEKLRKGQMSDDEWQRLFSNVSALENAPLYIDETPSLSVFDFRAKCRRLVMQHGVKIIMVDYLQLMTANSGKGGAGNREQEIALISRSLKAIAKELNVPVIALSQLSRSVETRPGKRPMLSDLRESGAIEQDADIVSFIFRPEYYKITTWDNDEDGGESSTENQAELIIAKHRNGATADVRMSFHKNIAKFADLDLFGGAGGGGYGYQPSNFGQQDTPTGFEKIKTTIDPGAAFDMPSKQNLSGSSMNDLDDDDDFQF, from the coding sequence ATGGCACAAAAGGAAACTTTATCTTCATTAATTCATGGTAATTTCGCTAAGGAACTTTCTATTTCCGACGGAAAAATGCCCCCAAATGCAATAGAATTCGAGAAACTTGTTATCGGAACTTTTCTGATTGATAAAAAAGGTCTGGATTATTCCATCGATTTATTGACGGCAGATGTTTTTTATGATCCAAGACATCAGGAAATTTTCCGCATCATTGTTAAGTTATTCGAAGGAAATCATCCGGTCGATTTAATGACCGTTATTCAGGAATTAAAGAAATCCGACAAATTAGCACTTGCAGGCGGCGATCATTATATCATTGATTTAACAATGGGAGTTTCTTCCAGTGCACATATCGAGTATCACGTTCGGGTGATCTTAGAAAAATTCATTCTGCGAAGTTTGATTAATGTTTCTGCCAATGTGATCGACAGTTCTTATAAAGAATCCACTGACGTTTTCGAACTTTTAGATAAAGCCGAACAATCCTTTTTTGAAATAACGAACGGAACTATTAAAAAAGGTTTCGATACCGCAAACACTTTGGTAGCGCAGGCGATTGAAACCATTAAAGCCTTAAAAGATAAAGAAGGAATCTCAGGTATTCCTTCAGGATTTAAAGATATTGATAAAGAAACTGGTGGTTGGCAAAATTCAGATTTAATTATTATTGCGGCTCGTCCCGCGATGGGTAAAACCGCTTTCTTGCTTTCCATGGCTAGAAACATTGCGGTTGAACACAATATTCCAATGGCTTTATTCTCTCTGGAGATGGCGTCTGTTCAGTTGATCACCAGAATGATCGCCTCAGAAACCGGAATCTCTTCTGAGAAATTAAGAAAAGGACAAATGTCTGATGACGAATGGCAACGACTATTCTCCAACGTTTCCGCTTTGGAAAACGCTCCTTTATATATTGATGAGACGCCTTCACTTTCTGTATTTGATTTCCGAGCAAAATGCCGAAGATTAGTAATGCAACATGGAGTGAAAATTATCATGGTCGATTATCTTCAGCTGATGACCGCGAACTCCGGAAAAGGTGGCGCCGGAAATCGTGAACAGGAAATCGCATTGATTTCCCGTTCCCTAAAAGCAATTGCAAAAGAACTGAACGTTCCTGTAATTGCACTTTCACAGCTTTCAAGAAGTGTGGAAACGAGACCCGGAAAAAGACCAATGCTTTCTGACCTTCGTGAATCGGGAGCAATTGAGCAGGATGCGGATATTGTTTCGTTTATCTTCCGTCCGGAATATTATAAAATTACAACTTGGGATAATGATGAGGACGGCGGAGAATCTTCAACTGAAAATCAGGCAGAATTAATTATCGCAAAACACCGTAATGGTGCTACCGCAGACGTTAGAATGTCTTTCCATAAAAATATTGCAAAATTTGCCGACCTCGATTTATTCGGTGGTGCTGGCGGCGGCGGTTATGGTTATCAACCTTCTAATTTCGGACAGCAAGACACGCCAACTGGGTTTGAAAAAATCAAAACTACGATTGATCCAGGTGCTGCTTTCGATATGCCAAGCAAACAAAACCTTTCTGGTTCTTCGATGAATGATTTGGATGATGATGATGATTTTCAATTTTAG
- the rnhA gene encoding ribonuclease HI, with translation MSLRIEIYTDGACSGNPGRGGYGIVMKVPEKSYEKRYAQGFRLTTNNRMELLAVITALEKLKSTENDIHIYTDSKYVSDAINQKWLFGWIKKGFKNVKNPDLWKRMVPLIKAHQTTFHWVKGHAGHLENEICDQLAVKAAQTEPLLIDEFFEKQQNGGLF, from the coding sequence ATGAGTCTTAGAATAGAAATTTATACCGACGGGGCTTGTAGTGGGAATCCCGGAAGAGGCGGTTACGGAATCGTAATGAAAGTTCCCGAAAAAAGTTACGAAAAAAGATATGCTCAAGGTTTTCGCCTTACCACCAATAACCGCATGGAATTATTGGCGGTAATAACGGCTTTAGAAAAATTGAAATCTACCGAAAACGACATTCACATTTATACCGACAGCAAATATGTTTCCGATGCCATCAATCAGAAATGGCTTTTCGGCTGGATTAAAAAAGGTTTTAAAAATGTCAAAAATCCAGATTTGTGGAAGAGAATGGTTCCTTTAATTAAAGCACATCAAACTACTTTTCACTGGGTAAAAGGTCACGCCGGACATTTAGAAAATGAAATCTGTGATCAACTTGCGGTAAAAGCAGCACAAACAGAGCCTCTTCTTATTGATGAGTTTTTCGAGAAACAGCAAAACGGCGGACTTTTCTGA
- a CDS encoding NAD(P)H-dependent oxidoreductase: MNYLEALNKRYSVKKFDPEKNVSTEALHNILEAARLSASSLGLQPYRIIIVQNSEMKEKLIPAFYNPSQISTCSHLIVIVSKNSIGNEYIGNYFSHISATREVPLESLNPFRESISKHIQHLNSEEVMIWADKQSYIVLGNLMFAAALENVDTCPMEGFKQETIDEILGLDPSKEKVAVTLALGYRSTEDDFQNLKKVRKPNDKLFKFI, encoded by the coding sequence ATGAATTACCTCGAGGCACTGAACAAAAGATATTCGGTTAAAAAATTTGATCCAGAAAAAAACGTTTCTACGGAAGCGCTTCATAACATTCTTGAGGCAGCAAGACTTTCCGCAAGCTCTTTGGGATTGCAACCTTATCGAATCATTATTGTACAAAATTCGGAAATGAAGGAAAAACTGATTCCAGCATTTTACAATCCATCACAAATTTCGACGTGTTCGCATTTAATCGTTATTGTTTCGAAAAACAGTATTGGCAATGAATATATTGGTAATTACTTTAGTCATATTTCCGCAACGAGAGAAGTTCCTTTGGAAAGTTTAAATCCTTTTCGTGAAAGTATTAGTAAACATATTCAGCATTTAAATTCAGAAGAAGTGATGATTTGGGCTGATAAACAAAGCTATATTGTTTTGGGGAATCTGATGTTCGCAGCGGCTTTAGAAAATGTAGACACTTGTCCGATGGAAGGTTTTAAGCAAGAAACAATTGATGAAATTTTAGGATTAGATCCTTCCAAAGAGAAAGTCGCCGTGACCTTAGCCCTTGGTTATCGCTCGACAGAAGATGATTTTCAGAACTTAAAAAAAGTGAGAAAACCGAATGATAAATTGTTTAAATTTATTTAA
- the nadB gene encoding L-aspartate oxidase, translating into MIKADVLVIGSGISGLSYAIKISERMPEAKIIIVTKADEDESNTKYAQGGLSVVTDFDKDSFQKHIDDTMRAGDGENNLEVVKMVVREGPDRFRELVDWGTRFDEKDGHLMLGREGGHTENRIVHHKDITGAEIERALLATVNKSPNIEIMAHHYVIDLITQHHVPGKVFDLEKIDCYGAYILDEKDKRIKKITAKITLVATGGAGHVYKNTTNPIIATGDGIAFVHRARGKISNMQYYQFHPTALFSKRDGMLFLISEAVRGDGAKLRTKDGEKFMHKYDDREELASRDIVARAIDNELKISGDDYVGLDCREMDHEKFVEHFPNIYQKCMDEGIDPFTQLIPVVPACHYLMGGIDVDMDGQSSIKNLFAVGECTNSGLHGANRLASNSLLEGLVFGHNAALKTVELLEINDFNFDDLKAVPEWNEEGMKMMDEMVMVSYLRRQLQEMMSDLVSIVRSNDRLALAKKKQHEIFDAVNELYKYSILSPKLSELRNLTNISYLIIKHSLTMTENKGAFYNKDLVK; encoded by the coding sequence ATGATAAAAGCAGACGTTCTCGTCATCGGATCAGGAATCTCCGGACTTTCTTATGCGATAAAAATTTCCGAAAGAATGCCCGAAGCCAAAATCATCATCGTCACCAAAGCCGATGAAGACGAAAGCAACACCAAATATGCTCAAGGCGGCTTATCTGTAGTAACAGACTTTGATAAAGACAGTTTTCAAAAACATATCGACGATACGATGAGAGCCGGCGATGGTGAAAACAATCTGGAAGTCGTAAAAATGGTCGTTCGAGAAGGTCCAGACCGATTCCGCGAACTGGTGGATTGGGGAACTCGGTTCGATGAAAAAGATGGCCATCTCATGCTCGGAAGAGAAGGCGGCCACACCGAGAACCGCATCGTTCATCACAAAGATATTACCGGGGCCGAAATCGAACGTGCTTTATTGGCAACAGTCAATAAATCTCCAAATATCGAAATCATGGCGCATCATTATGTCATCGATTTGATTACACAACATCATGTTCCGGGGAAAGTTTTCGACCTTGAGAAAATTGATTGTTATGGCGCTTATATTCTGGACGAAAAAGATAAAAGAATCAAAAAGATAACGGCTAAAATAACTTTAGTTGCAACGGGCGGAGCGGGTCATGTTTATAAAAATACGACCAATCCGATTATTGCAACCGGAGACGGAATTGCCTTCGTACACAGAGCGCGCGGGAAAATTTCGAATATGCAATATTACCAATTTCATCCAACCGCTTTATTTTCTAAGCGAGATGGAATGTTGTTTTTGATTTCAGAAGCAGTTCGTGGTGATGGCGCAAAACTCAGAACCAAAGACGGAGAAAAATTTATGCATAAATACGATGATCGCGAAGAATTAGCATCGCGTGACATCGTTGCAAGAGCCATTGACAATGAATTGAAAATCTCCGGTGACGATTATGTTGGCCTCGATTGTCGGGAAATGGATCATGAAAAATTCGTTGAACACTTTCCGAATATTTACCAAAAATGCATGGATGAAGGGATCGATCCTTTTACCCAACTAATTCCCGTAGTTCCTGCTTGCCATTATTTAATGGGCGGAATTGATGTTGATATGGACGGACAAAGTTCCATTAAAAATTTATTTGCGGTTGGAGAATGTACGAATTCAGGATTACACGGAGCTAATCGACTAGCCTCCAATTCCTTATTAGAAGGTTTGGTTTTCGGACATAATGCGGCATTGAAAACAGTAGAACTTTTAGAAATTAACGATTTCAATTTTGATGATTTGAAAGCGGTTCCGGAATGGAATGAAGAAGGAATGAAAATGATGGACGAAATGGTAATGGTTTCCTATTTGCGAAGACAGTTGCAGGAAATGATGAGCGACTTGGTGAGCATCGTTAGATCCAATGACCGATTGGCTTTGGCAAAGAAAAAACAACATGAAATTTTTGATGCGGTAAATGAGTTGTACAAATACTCTATTCTATCTCCCAAACTTTCTGAACTGAGAAACCTAACTAATATTTCTTATTTGATCATCAAACATTCCTTGACGATGACCGAAAACAAAGGTGCTTTTTATAATAAAGATTTAGTAAAATGA
- a CDS encoding sulfurtransferase, with protein MKLSPIINAEDLANLNRENVVIVDAGSGGSAYEKYLEEHIDGALYVDLHNDLAQIPKDAKNGGRHPLPSLEKFAEVLHRLGINQNSHVIVYDNKNASIAGARFWWMLRSAGIEKVQVLNGGIQMAKEKGLPLNSKIVEPKIVDKISLKEWKLPTVAINFIEKHSENPDYLVIDVREKDRYDGKTEPIDDVAGHIPGAINIPFKENLNEDGTFKSPEVLHEKYAQVLKNIPSDKIAVHCGSGVTACHTLLALDYAEFKIPNLYVGSWSEWSRNDKPVARNK; from the coding sequence ATGAAATTATCCCCAATAATCAACGCTGAAGATCTAGCGAATTTAAACAGAGAAAATGTGGTAATCGTTGACGCTGGAAGTGGCGGTTCTGCTTATGAGAAATATCTCGAAGAGCATATTGACGGTGCATTGTATGTTGATTTGCATAATGATTTAGCCCAAATTCCAAAAGATGCAAAAAACGGTGGAAGACATCCTTTGCCAAGTTTAGAGAAGTTTGCGGAGGTTTTACACCGTTTAGGAATTAACCAAAATTCTCATGTCATTGTTTATGACAATAAAAATGCTTCAATTGCGGGCGCAAGATTTTGGTGGATGTTAAGATCAGCCGGAATTGAAAAAGTTCAGGTTCTGAATGGAGGTATTCAAATGGCAAAAGAAAAAGGATTACCCTTGAATTCAAAAATTGTAGAGCCAAAAATCGTTGATAAAATTTCTTTAAAAGAATGGAAACTTCCAACAGTAGCTATTAATTTTATTGAGAAACATTCAGAAAATCCTGATTACCTCGTTATTGATGTTCGGGAAAAAGACCGTTATGATGGAAAAACAGAACCTATCGATGATGTTGCAGGTCATATTCCAGGTGCCATCAATATTCCTTTTAAAGAAAACCTGAACGAAGATGGAACTTTTAAAAGTCCTGAAGTTCTTCATGAAAAATACGCACAAGTTTTAAAAAACATCCCTTCAGATAAAATAGCAGTTCACTGCGGATCTGGAGTTACCGCTTGCCATACATTATTGGCTTTGGATTACGCAGAATTTAAGATTCCAAATCTTTATGTAGGTTCCTGGAGTGAATGGTCTAGAAACGACAAACCTGTGGCAAGAAATAAGTAA
- the nadC gene encoding carboxylating nicotinate-nucleotide diphosphorylase encodes MKKPIYVTKDALKTFIKNALEEDIQDGDHSTLATIPKDLEQKAKLLVKQDCILAGVELAEMIFKQFDKNLKVERLLKDGDSAKVGDIAFYVTGSARSILSTERFVLNCMQRMSGIATLTHDWDSRLLGTKTKLLDTRKTTPNFRLCEKWAVAIGGGTNHRFGLYDMIMLKDNHIDYNGSITNAVKMAKAYTEKVKKPLKIEVETRNLEEVEEAIKAGADRIMLDNMDVSMMTEAVKLIGKKCETEASGGITRDMLKDIARTGVNFISAGALTHSAENIDLSLKAVK; translated from the coding sequence ATGAAAAAACCGATATACGTTACGAAAGACGCTTTAAAAACTTTTATTAAAAACGCTTTAGAAGAAGACATTCAAGATGGTGATCATTCTACATTGGCTACGATTCCTAAAGATTTGGAACAAAAAGCCAAACTTTTGGTAAAGCAAGATTGTATTTTAGCGGGAGTTGAATTGGCTGAAATGATCTTTAAACAGTTTGATAAAAATTTAAAAGTAGAACGTTTACTAAAAGATGGTGATTCGGCAAAAGTAGGTGATATCGCTTTTTATGTTACTGGAAGTGCTCGTTCCATTCTTTCTACGGAACGATTTGTTTTAAACTGTATGCAAAGAATGAGTGGAATTGCAACCTTAACCCATGATTGGGATTCCCGATTATTGGGAACAAAAACGAAACTTTTAGATACCAGAAAAACTACACCCAATTTCAGATTATGTGAAAAATGGGCAGTTGCTATTGGTGGCGGAACGAATCATAGATTCGGTTTGTATGACATGATTATGTTAAAAGATAACCACATCGATTATAACGGAAGTATCACCAATGCCGTGAAAATGGCAAAGGCTTATACTGAAAAGGTTAAAAAACCGTTAAAGATAGAAGTTGAAACCCGAAATTTAGAAGAAGTAGAGGAAGCCATAAAAGCTGGAGCTGACAGAATCATGCTCGACAACATGGATGTTTCAATGATGACAGAAGCGGTAAAATTAATCGGTAAGAAATGTGAAACTGAAGCCTCTGGCGGAATCACCCGAGATATGCTAAAAGACATTGCAAGAACTGGTGTAAATTTTATTTCAGCAGGTGCTTTAACCCATTCTGCAGAGAACATTGACCTGAGCTTGAAAGCTGTAAAATAA
- a CDS encoding TonB-dependent receptor, which yields MNFNPLKKTVLVAALAFAGYGSVNAQVTTSNMSGVVTMSDGKKITGATIKATHMPSGTVYSATANSAGVFNLSNMRVGGPYQVEVTYGSEKPIVYEDVYLELGQPFALNPVFGEKTANIAEVIISGTGGRNMNKTGAATNIGQKLIQDLPQSSRSITDFTRLTPQANGNSFAGRDARYNNLQIDGANFNNGFGLSSSPLPGGNSQPISLDAIQEISVNIAPFDVTQSGFTGAGINAITKSGTNKFHGSLYGYYTGKDLSGWKINGDEIQKVSGAKMTNGFTVGGPILQNKLFFFVSGERETATGANASGANLWRASQDGISDPANNISRVKESDLIAVQNHLINRWGYNPGRYQGYADEAEQQGDKFLVRLDWNISDKHKFALRYNMLKGTSQQLANASSGPAPRSAWGRVSDKAMTFESGNYGFENNVSSITAELNSTFNSSLSNKLLFTYSKIQDKRTSPSEKLFPFVDIWDGSANGGNYISFGTELFSYLNDVVNDNFSFTNNLTYTVGKSNFTAGIAYEVQKFGNSYTRMGTGYYRYASVEDFLKTGTANEVAPIMFGLTYPYANQDTYSRVNFGLASAYLQDRITLSDKFNFTIGLRAELPNYLNDLTANPSIDALDLLDKNGNPRNYASGEWPKSKVSLSPRLGFNYDVVGDKSLTLRGGTGIFTGRVPFVWLTNMPTNAGVLQNTVEPGSYAEIAGWIGNVTFQPQDIYYYVNNPPAGAGNVFITSPKEGAPASFALVDRDFKMPSVWRSSFGADYKVPNSVFTLTTDILYTKDVNSVFQYGANRKESTARMTNQDRVFYPNAASYQYNTKIGANNATVLTNSDTKGTAFSATFGANMRTWKGLSGSVFYTFSEAKEISANAGSSASSAWQASPTVDSPNQQDLSISAFSVPHRIVANVSYNIKNTTIGVYYSGANQGRFSYYYSNDVNGDGIANDLMYIPKAGEVTKFADIKNGTATVFTAAQQDAAFNQFIADNGLEKYRGQILPRNEFLLPWLNRVDVRISQNLFTNMVQKGDKVAISLDILNFGNLLNSNWGIQDNAVSSYGAAVLARADKNAVPDPTFTMLRSGADLVTSPYRAASNRFTTWSAMLGFKYSF from the coding sequence ATGAATTTTAATCCACTAAAGAAAACTGTTCTCGTTGCTGCTTTAGCATTTGCAGGGTATGGCTCCGTAAATGCACAGGTAACAACAAGTAACATGTCTGGTGTTGTAACAATGAGCGATGGTAAGAAAATTACTGGCGCAACAATTAAGGCAACGCACATGCCATCTGGGACGGTTTATTCCGCAACTGCAAATTCAGCAGGAGTTTTTAACTTATCCAACATGCGTGTTGGTGGCCCATACCAAGTAGAAGTTACTTATGGTAGCGAAAAACCAATCGTATACGAAGATGTATACTTGGAACTTGGTCAACCTTTCGCACTGAATCCAGTATTCGGTGAGAAAACAGCAAACATCGCAGAGGTAATCATTTCTGGAACCGGTGGTAGAAACATGAACAAGACTGGTGCTGCAACCAATATTGGTCAAAAACTAATTCAAGATCTTCCACAATCTTCTAGAAGTATTACAGACTTTACGAGATTAACTCCGCAAGCAAACGGTAACTCATTTGCTGGTCGTGATGCTCGTTACAACAACCTTCAGATTGACGGTGCAAATTTCAATAACGGTTTTGGTTTAAGCAGTAGCCCACTTCCTGGTGGAAACTCACAGCCAATTTCTTTAGATGCAATTCAAGAGATCTCGGTAAACATTGCTCCTTTTGATGTTACTCAATCTGGTTTTACTGGTGCAGGTATTAATGCAATTACGAAATCTGGAACTAATAAATTCCATGGTTCATTATACGGTTACTATACCGGTAAAGATTTAAGTGGTTGGAAAATTAATGGTGATGAAATTCAAAAAGTTTCCGGTGCGAAAATGACGAATGGATTTACTGTAGGTGGACCAATTTTACAAAATAAATTATTCTTCTTTGTAAGTGGTGAAAGAGAAACTGCTACGGGAGCTAATGCTTCTGGTGCGAATCTTTGGAGAGCTTCACAAGATGGAATTTCTGATCCTGCTAACAATATTTCAAGAGTTAAAGAATCTGATCTAATTGCGGTTCAAAATCACTTGATCAACAGATGGGGATATAACCCAGGCCGTTACCAAGGTTATGCAGATGAAGCAGAACAACAAGGTGATAAATTCTTAGTTCGTTTAGACTGGAATATCAGCGATAAACATAAGTTTGCGCTTCGTTATAATATGTTGAAAGGAACTTCGCAGCAACTTGCGAACGCTTCGTCAGGTCCAGCACCAAGATCAGCTTGGGGACGTGTAAGTGATAAAGCGATGACTTTTGAAAGTGGTAACTACGGTTTTGAAAATAATGTAAGCTCTATTACTGCTGAATTAAATTCAACTTTCAACTCGAGTCTTTCAAATAAATTGTTATTTACCTACTCAAAAATTCAAGATAAAAGAACTTCTCCTTCAGAAAAGCTTTTCCCTTTTGTTGATATCTGGGATGGTTCTGCAAATGGTGGAAATTACATCAGTTTCGGTACAGAATTATTTTCTTACTTAAATGATGTTGTTAATGATAACTTCTCTTTTACCAACAACTTAACGTATACTGTAGGAAAAAGTAACTTTACGGCAGGTATCGCTTACGAAGTTCAAAAATTCGGTAACTCTTATACCAGAATGGGAACAGGTTATTACCGTTATGCTTCAGTAGAAGATTTCTTGAAAACAGGAACGGCTAACGAAGTTGCTCCAATTATGTTTGGTTTAACTTATCCTTATGCAAACCAAGATACTTATTCAAGAGTTAATTTCGGATTAGCTTCTGCTTATTTACAAGATAGAATTACATTAAGCGACAAATTCAACTTTACAATTGGTTTAAGAGCTGAGCTTCCTAACTATTTGAATGATCTTACTGCAAATCCTTCGATTGATGCATTAGATTTATTAGATAAAAACGGAAACCCAAGAAACTACGCTTCTGGTGAATGGCCAAAATCTAAAGTTTCTCTTTCTCCACGTTTAGGATTTAATTATGATGTAGTTGGAGACAAAAGTTTAACATTACGTGGAGGTACTGGTATCTTTACAGGACGTGTTCCTTTCGTATGGTTAACAAATATGCCAACCAATGCAGGAGTTTTACAAAACACTGTAGAACCAGGTTCTTATGCTGAAATCGCAGGATGGATCGGAAACGTAACTTTCCAACCTCAAGATATTTACTATTATGTAAATAATCCACCAGCAGGAGCAGGAAACGTATTTATCACCAGCCCTAAAGAAGGTGCACCTGCATCATTTGCATTAGTTGATAGAGATTTCAAAATGCCTTCTGTATGGAGATCTAGCTTCGGTGCTGATTACAAAGTTCCAAACTCTGTATTCACATTGACAACTGACATTCTATATACTAAAGACGTCAATTCTGTATTCCAATATGGAGCTAACAGAAAAGAGTCTACAGCAAGAATGACTAATCAAGATCGTGTATTTTATCCAAATGCAGCTTCTTACCAATACAATACTAAAATTGGAGCAAACAATGCTACTGTTTTAACAAACTCTGACACCAAAGGAACTGCATTCTCTGCAACTTTTGGAGCGAACATGAGAACTTGGAAAGGATTGTCAGGATCTGTATTCTATACTTTCTCTGAAGCAAAAGAGATTTCTGCAAATGCAGGATCAAGTGCAAGTTCAGCTTGGCAAGCATCACCAACTGTTGATTCTCCAAACCAGCAAGACTTGAGTATTTCAGCGTTCTCTGTTCCTCATAGAATTGTTGCTAATGTTAGTTATAACATTAAAAACACTACAATTGGAGTTTACTACAGTGGAGCTAACCAAGGAAGATTCTCATACTACTATTCTAATGACGTAAATGGTGATGGTATCGCTAATGACTTAATGTACATCCCTAAAGCTGGTGAAGTAACTAAGTTTGCTGATATTAAAAATGGTACAGCAACTGTGTTTACAGCAGCACAACAGGATGCAGCTTTCAACCAGTTCATTGCTGACAACGGATTAGAAAAATACAGAGGGCAAATTCTTCCTCGTAATGAGTTCTTATTACCATGGTTAAACCGTGTTGACGTTAGAATTTCTCAGAACTTGTTTACCAACATGGTTCAAAAAGGAGATAAAGTAGCAATCAGTTTAGATATCTTAAACTTTGGTAATTTACTTAACTCTAATTGGGGAATTCAAGACAACGCAGTTAGTTCTTATGGAGCAGCAGTGTTAGCAAGAGCAGATAAAAATGCGGTCCCTGACCCAACTTTCACAATGCTACGTTCTGGTGCAGACCTTGTGACTTCACCGTACAGAGCTGCAAGTAATAGATTTACAACTTGGAGCGCAATGTTAGGATTTAAATATTCTTTCTAA